In Paenibacillus ihbetae, the following are encoded in one genomic region:
- a CDS encoding PadR family transcriptional regulator — translation MDVSVQFKKGVLELCVLVLISRKDQYGYELAQAVSRHIEVAEGALYPLLRRLVNEGYCTTYLQESSEGPPRKYYRLTDSGVIYMKAMVKEWKAFVSNVTNLIEEGN, via the coding sequence ATGGATGTGAGCGTCCAGTTCAAAAAAGGAGTGCTTGAGCTCTGCGTCCTGGTGCTCATCAGCCGCAAGGATCAATACGGCTATGAGCTGGCGCAAGCCGTTTCGCGGCACATCGAGGTGGCCGAAGGGGCTCTCTATCCGCTCCTTCGCCGTCTCGTGAATGAGGGCTATTGCACGACTTATCTTCAGGAATCCAGCGAGGGGCCGCCCCGTAAATATTACAGGCTTACCGACAGCGGAGTGATTTATATGAAAGCCATGGTAAAGGAATGGAAGGCTTTTGTAAGCAATGTGACCAATCTGATCGAGGAAGGAAATTAA